One region of Bosea sp. 29B genomic DNA includes:
- a CDS encoding LuxR family transcriptional regulator, which translates to MSGRHFNAGRDALDFIDRLSTLTDPTMVVAALRDKLASYGFHAFLITGLPEIGDRIDPLVLLNGWPPGWFELYLEKSFSDWDPIAAHCKTTIDPFAWNDVYQEGAALPRQREVMHRARDFNMIEGFCVPIHGEAGFQAVVTMAGDRPDLSRQARSAIHLMSIYAHGKAADCLRPARCEHVLTVREREVLTWFAIGKTTEGVAERLGVSAGTAEAHFENAARKLGVRGRTRTVIEAYRRGEISI; encoded by the coding sequence ATGTCGGGACGACATTTCAACGCGGGACGAGACGCGCTCGACTTCATCGATCGGCTGAGCACCCTCACCGATCCGACGATGGTCGTCGCCGCTTTGCGCGATAAGCTTGCCAGCTATGGCTTCCACGCCTTCCTCATCACAGGGCTGCCGGAAATCGGCGATCGGATCGATCCGCTCGTTCTCCTCAATGGCTGGCCGCCGGGCTGGTTCGAGCTCTATCTGGAGAAGTCGTTCTCGGATTGGGACCCGATCGCGGCCCATTGCAAGACGACGATCGACCCGTTCGCCTGGAACGACGTCTACCAGGAGGGTGCGGCGCTGCCGCGCCAGCGCGAGGTGATGCACCGGGCTCGCGACTTCAACATGATCGAGGGCTTCTGCGTGCCGATCCATGGCGAAGCGGGCTTTCAGGCCGTGGTCACCATGGCCGGAGATCGGCCGGATCTGTCGCGCCAGGCCCGTTCGGCGATTCACCTGATGTCGATCTACGCGCATGGCAAGGCGGCCGACTGCCTGCGGCCGGCGCGCTGCGAGCACGTCCTGACGGTGCGCGAGCGCGAAGTCTTGACCTGGTTCGCGATCGGCAAGACGACCGAAGGCGTGGCGGAGCGCCTCGGCGTTTCCGCCGGCACGGCGGAGGCCCATTTCGAGAACGCTGCCCGCAAGCTCGGGGTCAGGGGCCGCACACGCACGGTGATCGAGGCCTATCGCCGTGGCGAGATCAGCATCTAG
- a CDS encoding acyl-homoserine-lactone synthase — protein sequence MIHVIDAGNRHLYGAELEQHYQIRHQIYVGERKWMALERSDGREVDQFDNADATYLLAIENGRVIGGTRLVPTTCPHLMADVFPFLADVRGLQRGTDVVEWTRIFVVPERRGTDSKVLHTVLAGMFEYCLANDITAITVVMETWWMPRFLELGWEVRPLGLPTMIDGMNCVGTIITVSEDAYRRTLAFKDIEAPVILSRRDAKRAPGERRISHG from the coding sequence ATGATCCACGTTATCGATGCCGGGAACCGGCACCTCTACGGGGCCGAACTCGAGCAGCACTACCAGATCCGGCACCAGATCTATGTCGGCGAGCGCAAATGGATGGCGCTCGAGCGGTCCGATGGTCGCGAGGTCGACCAGTTCGACAACGCGGATGCGACCTATCTGCTGGCGATCGAGAACGGGCGCGTCATCGGCGGAACACGACTCGTGCCGACGACATGTCCGCATCTGATGGCCGACGTCTTCCCGTTCCTGGCCGATGTGCGCGGGCTCCAGCGCGGCACCGATGTCGTCGAATGGACACGCATCTTCGTCGTGCCGGAGCGGCGCGGCACAGACAGCAAGGTCCTGCATACCGTTCTGGCTGGCATGTTCGAGTACTGCCTTGCCAACGACATCACGGCGATCACGGTGGTGATGGAGACGTGGTGGATGCCGCGTTTCCTGGAACTGGGCTGGGAGGTCCGGCCGCTCGGCCTGCCGACCATGATCGATGGCATGAACTGCGTCGGCACGATCATCACGGTGAGCGAGGACGCCTATCGCCGTACCCTTGCCTTCAAGGATATCGAAGCGCCGGTCATCCTTTCGCGTCGCGACGCGAAGCGGGCCCCGGGCGAGCGGAGGATCTCGCATGGCTAA